One Thauera sp. K11 DNA window includes the following coding sequences:
- a CDS encoding antitoxin, producing MSRLTIDVTEQQHQALKAMAALEGKTIKQYALERLFPAASQDEQAMQELKTLLAERLAEARRGEVVEGSITDIANDLLRGGRTG from the coding sequence ATGAGTCGCCTGACCATCGACGTAACGGAGCAGCAGCATCAAGCCCTCAAGGCCATGGCCGCGCTGGAGGGCAAGACCATCAAGCAATATGCGCTCGAACGCCTTTTCCCCGCCGCCTCACAGGATGAACAGGCAATGCAGGAACTGAAGACACTGCTTGCAGAGCGCCTTGCCGAAGCCCGGCGCGGCGAAGTCGTGGAAGGCAGCATCACCGACATTGCGAACGATCTGCTGCGCGGTGGGCGCACGGGGTGA
- the efp gene encoding elongation factor P, producing MKTAQELRSGNVIMVGSDPLVVQKAEYNKSGRNAAVVKMKFKNLLTGAPSESVYKADDKFEVVVLDHKEVTYSYFADPMYVFMDTEYNQFEVESENMTDALKYLEDGMVCEVVFYNGKAISVELPNSVVREVVYTEPAVKGDTSGKVLKPAKINTGFELQVPAFVEIGDKIEIDTRTDEYRNRVK from the coding sequence ATGAAAACCGCTCAGGAACTCCGCTCGGGCAACGTCATCATGGTCGGCAGCGACCCGCTGGTGGTGCAGAAAGCCGAATACAACAAGTCCGGCCGCAACGCCGCGGTCGTCAAGATGAAGTTCAAGAACCTGCTGACCGGCGCACCGTCCGAGTCGGTGTACAAGGCCGACGACAAGTTCGAGGTCGTGGTGCTCGACCACAAGGAAGTGACCTACTCCTACTTCGCCGACCCGATGTACGTGTTCATGGACACCGAGTACAACCAGTTCGAGGTCGAATCCGAGAACATGACCGATGCGCTGAAGTACCTCGAGGACGGCATGGTCTGCGAGGTGGTGTTCTACAACGGCAAGGCGATCTCGGTCGAACTGCCGAACAGCGTGGTGCGCGAGGTCGTCTATACCGAACCCGCCGTCAAGGGCGACACCTCGGGCAAGGTCCTGAAGCCGGCCAAGATCAACACCGGCTTCGAGCTGCAGGTGCCGGCCTTCGTCGAGATCGGCGACAAGATCGAGATCGACACCCGCACCGACGAATACCGCAACCGCGTCAAGTGA
- the earP gene encoding elongation factor P maturation arginine rhamnosyltransferase EarP produces MPFPARWEIFCQVVDNFGDIGVCWRLARDLAQNHGCRVRLWVDDWPSFVRLCPAASGADPERGFEHRGVEVRRWAEPFAEVEPADVVIEAFACEIPETHLQAMAARAVRPVWINLEYLSAEAWVGGCHAMASPHPRLPLVKHFFFPGFDDRTGGLLREPGLLAERDAFRREPGGRARWLAGHGLSALPADALLLSLFAYEQPDLPSLMQAWRSGGRPVVALVPEGRVLADVARGLGRDGLAAGDRVRDGRLEVVVLPFTDQPGYDRLLWSCDLNFVRGEDSFVRAQWAGRPFVWQIYPQHEQGGVHRDKLDAFLARYEAGLPDEAALALRAFWLAWNEERGLAGTWHAFAAVLPALEAHAAAWCGGLAGQADLSTRLTEFCFDILPPAG; encoded by the coding sequence ATGCCGTTTCCCGCCCGGTGGGAGATCTTTTGCCAGGTTGTGGATAACTTTGGGGATATCGGCGTGTGCTGGCGGCTGGCGCGGGATCTGGCGCAGAACCACGGCTGCCGCGTCCGCCTGTGGGTGGACGACTGGCCGTCCTTCGTCCGCCTGTGTCCGGCAGCCTCCGGGGCAGACCCGGAACGGGGTTTCGAGCACCGGGGCGTCGAGGTGAGGCGCTGGGCGGAGCCGTTTGCGGAGGTGGAACCGGCGGACGTGGTGATCGAAGCCTTCGCCTGCGAGATTCCCGAAACGCATCTGCAGGCGATGGCCGCCCGCGCGGTCAGGCCGGTGTGGATCAACCTCGAATATCTTTCGGCCGAGGCATGGGTGGGCGGCTGCCATGCGATGGCTTCGCCGCATCCGCGCCTGCCGCTGGTGAAGCATTTCTTCTTTCCCGGCTTCGACGATCGCACCGGCGGCCTGCTGCGTGAGCCCGGCCTGCTGGCCGAGCGCGACGCCTTCCGCCGCGAGCCCGGCGGCCGCGCGCGGTGGCTGGCCGGGCACGGCCTGTCCGCGTTGCCCGCCGATGCGCTGCTGCTGTCCCTGTTCGCCTACGAGCAGCCCGATCTGCCCTCGCTCATGCAGGCATGGCGAAGCGGCGGCCGGCCGGTGGTGGCGCTGGTGCCCGAAGGCCGGGTGCTGGCCGACGTGGCGCGCGGCCTGGGGCGGGACGGGCTGGCCGCCGGCGACCGCGTGCGGGACGGGCGGCTCGAGGTGGTCGTGCTGCCTTTCACCGACCAGCCCGGCTACGATCGCCTGCTGTGGAGCTGCGACCTGAACTTCGTGCGCGGCGAGGATTCCTTCGTCCGCGCGCAGTGGGCGGGCAGGCCCTTCGTGTGGCAGATCTATCCCCAGCACGAACAGGGCGGCGTGCATCGCGACAAGCTCGACGCCTTCCTGGCGCGCTACGAGGCGGGGCTGCCGGACGAGGCGGCGCTGGCGCTGCGCGCGTTCTGGCTGGCGTGGAACGAGGAGCGCGGGCTGGCCGGAACGTGGCACGCCTTCGCCGCCGTGCTGCCCGCGCTGGAGGCGCATGCCGCGGCGTGGTGCGGCGGACTGGCGGGGCAGGCGGATCTGTCGACCCGCTTGACAGAATTCTGTTTCGACATTCTGCCGCCGGCGGGGTAG